Within Caproicibacterium argilliputei, the genomic segment CCCCGTGAGCTTCAGCAAGTGCGTGCAGGCTCAGCCTGCCTGCCCGGTGGAGCCGAAACCACCCTCACCGCGCTGCGTTTGCGGCAGCTCTTTCGCGGCGACCGGCTCCGGCAACAGAATCGGAACGACCAGAAGCTGTGCAAATCGTTCGCCGGGCTGCAGAATGTATGCTTTGTCGCCGACGTTGCACAACCCTGCGGCCAGTTCGCCACGATAGTCGCTGTCAATCACACCTACACTGTTGCTCAGCGTAATGCCGTGCTTCACACCAAGTCCGCTGCGCCCGCATAAAAGACCGACAGTTCCTTCCGGCAGCGCTACGGCAATGCCGGTCGGTACTTGATACAGCTGCCCCGGCAGCAAGGTAAGCGGTTGCTCCAGGCAGGCATATAAATCCAATCCGGCAGAACCGACGGTTGCACGGGTGGGCAAAACCGCGTTTTCCCGCAGCTTTTTTACAGGTAAATTCATAAAACACCTCGATAAGAAAGACCGCGCGTCAGCTCTCCGGTAAACGGCTTGTCCGCAAAGGCCAGCCGCAGAATCTTGGCGCGCTCCTCGTAAGTTTCTGTGGTAAAGAACAGCGTGCCGAAGTCCTGCCCGTGCAGTTCATGCATTCGCCCTAACAAGGAAAGCGGCACGCTGTTGAGTACCTCGCTGCACCCGCCGAAACACTGCACCGGAAAGGAAATCCCCTTGCGGTCGGTTAAATCCTGCGCGGTTTCGCAGGCATGACAGCCGCCACCGTTTGCAATCGGGCAGTTGCGCGTCAGCATGAGCGGCAGGCGGCCGTAAATCAACAGACCGCGCGGCAGCGCGCCGCCCAGCGCGTTCGCCTGCTGCAGCGTCAGCTCGAAACTCAGCTCTGTGTCGGTAAGACCAAATTCAGTATACCAATCCAGCGCGGCAGAGTTTGTCACATTCAAAGAAAAGCCGCCGTGC encodes:
- the dut gene encoding dUTP diphosphatase, coding for MNLPVKKLRENAVLPTRATVGSAGLDLYACLEQPLTLLPGQLYQVPTGIAVALPEGTVGLLCGRSGLGVKHGITLSNSVGVIDSDYRGELAAGLCNVGDKAYILQPGERFAQLLVVPILLPEPVAAKELPQTQRGEGGFGSTGQAG